Proteins from a genomic interval of Polaribacter sejongensis:
- a CDS encoding tRNA-(ms[2]io[6]A)-hydroxylase, translating into MLGLQFETETSWAEIAKDNLQQILTDHAFLEQKAASNAVSIIINYSEETELVKEMSNIAIEEMQHFKMVHLLMVKRGMVLGREQKNDYAIRLQKFFKKTGDRTDALIQRLLVAALIEARSCERFKVFSENMEDEELSKFYNNLMISEAGHYTTFLQFARQYQDKEIVNEKWNALLAFEAELMKERGNTAKIHG; encoded by the coding sequence ATGTTAGGATTACAATTTGAAACTGAAACTTCTTGGGCAGAAATAGCCAAAGATAATTTACAGCAAATACTTACAGACCATGCATTTTTAGAGCAAAAAGCAGCTTCTAATGCAGTTTCTATTATTATTAATTATTCTGAAGAGACAGAGTTGGTAAAGGAAATGAGCAATATTGCTATTGAGGAAATGCAACACTTTAAAATGGTGCATTTGTTAATGGTGAAACGTGGAATGGTTTTAGGGCGTGAGCAAAAAAATGATTATGCTATCCGATTGCAAAAATTCTTTAAAAAGACTGGAGACAGAACCGATGCTTTAATTCAGCGTTTGTTAGTTGCTGCCTTAATTGAAGCAAGAAGTTGCGAGCGTTTTAAAGTGTTTTCTGAAAACATGGAAGACGAGGAATTGTCTAAATTCTACAATAACTTAATGATTTCTGAAGCAGGACATTATACTACTTTTTTACAATTTGCACGCCAATATCAAGACAAAGAGATTGTTAACGAAAAGTGGAATGCTTTACTAGCTTTTGAAGCAGAATTGATGAAAGAACGTGGTAATACGGCTAAAATACACGGATAA
- a CDS encoding cation:proton antiporter, protein MIELAGIIILGILAQWVAWKFKIPAILPLILIGLLVGPIAAEFLSEDGTKWIEPVWNGKKGLFPGDSLYYFVSLAISIILFEGGLTLKRSEIKNVGPVITKLITIGSTITFFGAGMVAHYVFDLSWELSFLFSGLIIVTGPTVITPILRNIPLKKDISTVLKWEGILIDPIGALVAVLVFEFISVGGGSGFTKTALLEFGKILLFGTTFGFTFAHALAYAINKKMIPHYLLNVVSLSTVLLVFVESEVFAHESGLLAVVVMGMVLGNGKLSNLKELLYFKESLSVLLISILFILLAANINMEDLLLLYTWKTVTLFAAVVFVIRPLAVFVSTRNSKLKFNEKLFISWVGPRGIVAAGIASLFGSKLLKQGVEGAEYITPLVFMIVLGTVLFNATTARLFAKMVGVFLKRSDAILIIGASSPARLIAKYLKDNDKRVILIDSNKNFIQKSLKAGLEAIEIDIYNQDLTDNIELNDVGYLIAMTGSEAVNKYAIESFSNNFGEQGSYRLATSEEIKNPNLSIEQQQILFNPKGDYINLSEAFRENPKIYEVEINTEDEYKTMVSRLFNEFKSVLLFIRKDDKLYLIPEFEKTELTKEDCTLIYLGKNV, encoded by the coding sequence ATGATAGAATTAGCAGGTATAATTATTTTAGGAATATTAGCACAATGGGTAGCATGGAAATTTAAAATCCCAGCAATATTACCTTTAATTTTAATTGGTTTACTAGTAGGACCAATTGCTGCAGAGTTTTTAAGTGAAGACGGAACAAAGTGGATAGAGCCAGTCTGGAATGGAAAAAAAGGTCTTTTTCCTGGAGATAGTTTGTACTACTTTGTGTCTTTAGCCATTAGTATTATCCTTTTTGAAGGTGGCTTAACTTTAAAAAGAAGTGAGATTAAAAATGTAGGACCCGTAATTACAAAACTAATAACAATAGGTTCTACCATTACTTTTTTTGGAGCAGGAATGGTGGCGCATTATGTTTTTGATTTAAGCTGGGAACTTTCTTTTCTGTTTTCGGGTTTAATTATTGTTACAGGACCTACTGTAATCACGCCAATTTTAAGAAACATTCCTCTAAAAAAAGATATTTCTACAGTTTTAAAGTGGGAGGGAATTTTAATAGATCCAATAGGTGCTTTAGTGGCAGTATTGGTTTTTGAGTTTATTAGTGTAGGTGGTGGAAGTGGTTTTACTAAAACAGCCTTATTGGAATTTGGTAAAATATTACTTTTCGGAACCACTTTTGGATTTACGTTTGCACATGCTTTAGCGTATGCCATCAATAAAAAAATGATTCCACATTATTTATTAAATGTAGTCTCTTTATCTACCGTTTTATTGGTGTTTGTAGAGTCGGAAGTTTTTGCACATGAATCAGGTTTATTGGCAGTTGTGGTGATGGGAATGGTTTTAGGAAACGGTAAATTAAGCAACTTAAAAGAATTGCTTTATTTTAAAGAATCTTTAAGTGTTTTGTTAATTTCCATCCTATTTATTTTATTGGCTGCAAACATTAATATGGAAGATTTACTCTTGTTGTATACCTGGAAAACAGTAACACTTTTTGCTGCTGTTGTCTTTGTAATAAGACCTTTAGCAGTTTTTGTAAGTACCAGAAATTCTAAATTAAAATTCAATGAAAAACTATTTATCAGTTGGGTAGGACCTCGTGGAATTGTAGCGGCAGGAATTGCGTCTTTATTTGGGAGTAAGTTATTAAAACAAGGTGTAGAAGGAGCAGAGTATATTACACCTCTGGTTTTTATGATTGTTCTAGGTACGGTTTTATTTAATGCCACCACAGCAAGGTTATTTGCAAAAATGGTGGGTGTTTTTCTAAAAAGATCCGATGCTATTTTAATTATTGGAGCCTCTAGTCCGGCGAGGTTAATTGCAAAATATTTAAAAGACAATGATAAAAGGGTTATTTTGATAGACTCTAATAAAAACTTTATTCAAAAATCATTAAAAGCAGGTTTAGAAGCCATTGAAATAGATATTTATAACCAAGATTTAACGGATAATATCGAGTTAAATGATGTTGGTTATTTAATTGCAATGACGGGTAGTGAAGCGGTAAATAAATATGCTATAGAAAGTTTTTCTAATAATTTTGGAGAACAAGGTTCATATCGATTGGCAACTTCCGAAGAAATAAAAAATCCAAACTTAAGTATAGAGCAACAACAAATATTATTCAACCCAAAAGGTGATTATATTAATTTAAGTGAAGCTTTTAGAGAGAATCCTAAAATTTATGAAGTAGAAATTAATACAGAAGATGAATACAAGACAATGGTTTCTAGGTTGTTTAATGAATTTAAATCGGTGCTTTTATTTATCAGAAAAGATGATAAATTATACCTAATTCCTGAATTTGAAAAAACAGAATTAACCAAAGAGGATTGTACTTTAATTTACTTAGGTAAAAATGTGTAA
- the dnaX gene encoding DNA polymerase III subunit gamma/tau has translation MEHFIVSARKYRPQVFADVVGQQAITNTLEKAIKNNHLAQALLFTGPRGVGKTSCARILAKNINQQDAEVSADEDFAFNIFELDAASNNSVDDIRSLTDQVRIPPQTGKYKVYIIDEVHMLSQAAFNAFLKTLEEPPAHAIFILATTEKHKIIPTILSRCQIFDFKRIGVLDAKNYLKVICEKENITAEDDALHIIAQKADGAMRDALSIFDRVVSFSGNNLTREAVTENLNVLDYETYFNMTDLMLTNKIPQVLNAFNTILAKGFEGHHFINGLASHFRDLLVAKDKATLELLEVGDAAKKKYLEQATKASIPFLMQSIEKANQCDLNYRASKNQRLLVELTIMQIASITFDGEKKKPANYIIPATFFQALSPAVKEAAKLVEKKIEKPVIAQAPKVEPPKPRIKPILKSVGRRASSLSLKSIHEKKVEKKAVVEENFDNHPKDFFTEEALQILWKEYVALLIQKGERSMASIVGTDVPQLGKNYKITFSVPNKLMEEQFRKGRSELINFLRKRLNNYGISLEVNLNETIEKKFAYTPQEKYNKMKEINPLIDKLRQTFELDM, from the coding sequence ATGGAGCATTTTATAGTTTCTGCGCGTAAATATCGTCCACAAGTTTTTGCGGATGTTGTTGGGCAACAAGCCATTACAAACACGTTAGAAAAGGCTATAAAAAACAACCATTTGGCGCAAGCCTTGTTGTTTACAGGTCCACGTGGAGTTGGTAAAACTTCTTGTGCTAGAATATTGGCTAAAAACATTAATCAACAAGATGCGGAAGTTTCTGCAGATGAAGATTTTGCTTTCAATATTTTTGAACTGGATGCTGCTTCTAACAATTCTGTTGATGATATTAGAAGTTTAACAGATCAAGTTCGTATTCCGCCACAAACCGGTAAGTATAAAGTATATATTATAGATGAGGTACACATGTTATCTCAGGCAGCTTTTAATGCTTTTTTAAAGACCTTAGAAGAACCACCTGCACATGCTATTTTTATTTTAGCAACTACAGAAAAACATAAAATTATTCCGACGATTTTATCTCGTTGTCAGATTTTCGATTTTAAGAGAATTGGTGTTTTAGACGCTAAAAATTACCTAAAAGTAATTTGTGAAAAAGAAAATATTACGGCAGAAGATGATGCTTTGCATATTATCGCTCAAAAAGCGGATGGTGCAATGCGTGATGCTTTGTCTATTTTTGATAGAGTTGTTAGTTTTTCTGGAAACAATTTAACACGTGAAGCTGTTACCGAAAACCTGAATGTATTAGACTACGAAACGTATTTTAATATGACAGATTTAATGCTGACCAACAAAATACCACAAGTATTAAATGCTTTTAATACTATTTTAGCTAAGGGTTTTGAAGGACATCATTTTATTAATGGACTGGCGAGTCATTTTAGAGATTTACTGGTTGCCAAAGACAAAGCTACTTTAGAGTTGTTAGAAGTTGGTGATGCTGCTAAAAAGAAATATTTAGAGCAAGCTACCAAGGCAAGCATTCCGTTTTTAATGCAATCTATAGAAAAAGCAAATCAGTGTGATTTGAATTATAGAGCTAGTAAAAATCAGCGACTGCTGGTAGAATTAACCATTATGCAAATTGCCTCTATCACTTTTGATGGAGAAAAAAAAAAACCAGCTAACTACATAATTCCTGCTACATTTTTTCAAGCACTTTCTCCTGCTGTAAAAGAGGCTGCAAAACTGGTTGAGAAAAAAATTGAAAAACCTGTAATTGCACAAGCTCCAAAAGTAGAACCGCCTAAACCTAGAATAAAACCAATATTAAAATCTGTTGGTAGGCGTGCATCTTCGTTATCTTTAAAAAGTATTCACGAAAAAAAGGTAGAAAAGAAAGCGGTTGTAGAAGAAAATTTTGACAACCATCCGAAAGACTTTTTTACTGAAGAAGCTTTACAGATCCTATGGAAAGAATATGTTGCGCTGTTAATTCAAAAAGGAGAGCGTAGTATGGCTTCTATTGTAGGAACAGACGTACCACAATTAGGGAAAAACTATAAAATAACTTTTTCGGTACCTAATAAGTTAATGGAAGAGCAATTTAGAAAAGGAAGATCTGAATTGATCAACTTTTTAAGAAAACGACTTAATAATTATGGTATCAGTCTTGAAGTTAATTTAAACGAAACCATAGAAAAAAAGTTTGCCTACACTCCACAAGAGAAATATAATAAGATGAAAGAAATAAACCCTCTTATAGATAAACTACGTCAGACTTTTGAGTTAGATATGTAA
- the msrA gene encoding peptide-methionine (S)-S-oxide reductase MsrA, whose translation MNILKSVTFLSLSILLISCFGFTDKKETQTETKATYIAKEKTKVAYFASGCFWCVEAIFESVSGVEEAVSGYAGGHTLNPTYKSIGTGKTGHSETVAVYYNPEKVSFETLVTVFFGSQDPTTKNGQHPDYGTQYRSIAFYETDAEKAIIEKMIAKLNAEVYHGKIATEVTKLKKFYKAEDYHQDFERRNPNQGYIKAVSIPRLNKFKKRFPQLLKTDKH comes from the coding sequence ATGAATATTTTAAAGTCTGTTACCTTTCTAAGTTTATCAATATTATTAATTTCTTGTTTCGGTTTTACTGATAAAAAAGAAACTCAAACTGAAACCAAAGCTACTTATATTGCTAAAGAAAAGACCAAAGTAGCCTATTTTGCAAGTGGATGTTTTTGGTGTGTAGAAGCTATTTTTGAAAGTGTAAGTGGAGTAGAAGAAGCTGTTTCTGGTTATGCTGGCGGACATACGTTAAACCCAACGTATAAAAGTATTGGAACCGGAAAAACAGGACATTCTGAAACTGTGGCAGTGTATTACAATCCAGAAAAAGTGTCTTTTGAAACGTTAGTGACCGTGTTTTTTGGTTCTCAAGATCCAACAACCAAAAACGGACAACATCCAGATTACGGAACTCAATACAGATCTATTGCTTTTTATGAAACGGATGCTGAAAAGGCAATTATAGAAAAAATGATTGCTAAATTAAATGCTGAAGTGTACCATGGTAAAATAGCAACCGAAGTTACCAAACTTAAAAAATTCTACAAAGCAGAAGACTATCACCAAGATTTTGAACGTAGAAACCCAAATCAAGGATATATTAAGGCGGTTTCTATACCAAGATTAAACAAGTTTAAAAAGAGGTTTCCGCAGTTATTAAAGACTGATAAGCATTAA
- a CDS encoding IS3 family transposase, which translates to MTELRHKYSLELLLNHTNMARSSYYYHKKRSQLTDKYEEVKILIKEIYHYHKGRYGYRRITLEINKRGLVINHKTILRLMRKLGLKSLIRIKKYKSYKGQIGEIAPNIFQRNFKTTKPNTKWATDITEFKVFGNKLYLSPIIDLYNGEIVSYELSERPNFEQVVKMLKKSFKKVPNQANIILHSDQGWQYQMKQYQRLLKEKGITQSMSRKGNCLDNAIIENFFGILKSELFYLNKYISIIQLKKEIKEYIKYYNTERIKLNLNGMSPVEYRALYYQ; encoded by the coding sequence ATAACAGAATTAAGGCATAAGTATAGTTTAGAATTATTACTAAATCATACCAATATGGCAAGAAGCAGTTATTATTATCACAAAAAAAGAAGTCAATTAACAGATAAATATGAAGAGGTAAAAATCTTAATTAAAGAGATATATCATTATCATAAAGGAAGATATGGTTATAGAAGAATCACCTTAGAAATAAACAAAAGAGGACTTGTTATAAATCATAAAACAATTTTAAGATTAATGCGAAAATTAGGTTTAAAAAGTTTGATAAGAATTAAAAAATATAAATCTTACAAAGGACAGATAGGTGAAATAGCACCCAATATATTTCAACGTAATTTTAAAACAACCAAACCTAATACAAAATGGGCAACTGATATTACCGAATTTAAAGTCTTTGGAAATAAATTATATTTATCACCAATAATTGATTTATACAATGGCGAAATAGTTAGTTATGAATTATCTGAAAGACCTAACTTCGAACAAGTGGTTAAGATGCTAAAAAAGTCTTTTAAGAAGGTTCCTAACCAAGCAAACATTATATTACATTCAGATCAAGGTTGGCAATATCAAATGAAACAATATCAACGGTTATTAAAAGAAAAAGGAATTACACAAAGTATGTCTAGAAAAGGAAACTGTCTAGACAATGCAATAATTGAAAATTTCTTTGGTATCTTAAAATCTGAATTATTTTATTTAAACAAATACATATCGATTATTCAATTGAAAAAAGAAATTAAAGAGTATATAAAATATTATAATACAGAAAGAATTAAACTAAATTTAAATGGAATGAGCCCAGTAGAATATAGAGCTCTTTATTATCAATAA
- a CDS encoding helix-turn-helix domain-containing protein: MGRKVKYSYDFKLRCVEQVLKKNQAVSTVSLLNGIHHTSLHSWVSFYEKHGKKGLLPRENQEYSLKFKLKVLESIVDDSLSLSQACLKFNIPTKSAIMNWQRNYKKLGITGLNNKPRGRPRSMEFKRAKKKSNKPLTREDELLLENESLRAELDLLKKLQALVLAAQSKKR, from the coding sequence ATGGGAAGAAAAGTCAAGTATAGTTACGATTTTAAACTACGTTGTGTAGAACAAGTATTAAAAAAAAATCAAGCAGTTTCCACTGTTTCGTTATTGAACGGTATTCATCACACATCTCTTCATAGCTGGGTTAGTTTTTATGAAAAGCATGGTAAAAAAGGTTTATTACCTAGAGAAAATCAAGAATATAGCTTAAAATTTAAATTGAAAGTTTTAGAATCTATTGTAGATGATTCATTATCTTTAAGTCAAGCTTGTTTAAAGTTTAATATTCCAACCAAATCTGCAATAATGAATTGGCAAAGGAATTATAAAAAACTAGGAATTACAGGCTTAAATAATAAACCAAGAGGAAGACCTAGATCTATGGAATTTAAGAGAGCAAAAAAGAAGTCTAATAAACCTTTAACAAGGGAAGATGAACTTCTATTGGAAAATGAATCGTTAAGAGCTGAGCTGGATTTGCTAAAAAAGTTACAAGCCTTAGTTCTAGCAGCGCAAAGCAAAAAGCGCTAG
- a CDS encoding PH domain-containing protein, with translation MGLFNKLLGNASEVSSEKLNQKYGRLLTENEEIELGFKLFRDTFMFTNRRLILIDVQGITGSKVEYKSMPYKSISRFSLETSGTFDLDAELKIWISSENIPSVSKKFNKSIDVYEVQKYLANKVM, from the coding sequence ATGGGATTATTTAATAAATTGTTAGGGAATGCAAGTGAGGTTTCATCTGAAAAATTGAATCAAAAATATGGCAGATTACTTACTGAAAATGAAGAAATTGAATTAGGTTTTAAGCTTTTCCGTGATACATTTATGTTTACAAACAGGCGTTTAATCTTAATTGATGTTCAAGGAATAACAGGAAGTAAAGTTGAGTACAAATCTATGCCATATAAAAGTATCTCTAGATTCTCTCTAGAAACCTCAGGAACTTTTGATTTAGACGCTGAATTAAAAATTTGGATATCTAGTGAAAACATTCCTTCTGTGAGTAAAAAATTTAATAAGAGCATTGATGTTTATGAAGTTCAAAAATATTTAGCTAATAAAGTGATGTGA
- a CDS encoding glycoside hydrolase family 30 protein — MRKLIITALCYFLFIISINAQSKVFYVDLKEGKEIPAQPILEYTQNSNNEKAQKIVVYPSIEFQEIEGVGGAFNEIGGLALMSLPQESRENVMRNLFSEDGAQFSFSRTAIGASDFGADAYSYSEVAEDYTMEHFSIEREKKSVLPYIKMAFKYNPKMKLFASPWSPPGWMKSSGIMDQGKNNRDQNKLKDDPKVYEAYALYFSKYVNSYANEGIKIDRILVQNETDANTNYPSNVMQPAQMYQFIQQYLRPNFNKNNMKTEIWAGTFRTYGALDALEFANTEGYLNAVDGIGLQYTNTNYLKDLSFLAKDTPTMHTEGVCYNGKNNMEQAYNRLGEIASYINFGVPNYCYWNMILDETGKSGWNWKQNSLINIDRKNQTVTYNPDYAVIALLSKYMQPGSKRIASFSKETLISIKKESKVYLFVQNNPDTEKNYECIEAGKTVATATIPSKSVAVIVY, encoded by the coding sequence ATGAGAAAACTTATTATAACTGCTTTATGTTATTTCCTATTTATAATTTCTATAAACGCCCAATCAAAAGTATTTTATGTTGATTTAAAAGAAGGAAAAGAAATCCCTGCACAACCAATTTTAGAATATACACAAAATAGCAACAATGAAAAAGCTCAAAAAATAGTTGTGTATCCTTCTATAGAATTTCAAGAAATTGAAGGCGTTGGAGGTGCTTTTAATGAAATAGGCGGACTTGCTTTAATGTCTTTACCCCAAGAAAGCAGAGAAAACGTAATGCGTAATTTATTTAGTGAAGATGGCGCTCAATTTTCATTTTCTAGAACTGCCATTGGCGCTAGTGATTTTGGCGCAGATGCATATAGCTACTCCGAAGTTGCCGAAGATTATACTATGGAACACTTTTCTATCGAAAGAGAAAAAAAGAGTGTATTACCTTATATAAAAATGGCCTTCAAATACAATCCTAAAATGAAATTATTTGCTTCTCCCTGGAGTCCACCAGGTTGGATGAAGTCTTCTGGAATTATGGATCAAGGTAAAAATAATCGAGATCAAAATAAACTAAAAGACGATCCAAAAGTTTACGAGGCTTACGCACTTTATTTTTCTAAATATGTAAATTCTTATGCAAATGAAGGTATTAAAATAGACAGAATACTTGTTCAAAACGAAACTGATGCTAACACAAATTATCCTTCTAATGTTATGCAACCAGCGCAGATGTATCAATTTATACAGCAGTATTTAAGACCTAATTTTAATAAAAACAATATGAAAACAGAAATTTGGGCAGGTACATTTAGAACTTACGGTGCTTTAGATGCTTTAGAGTTTGCAAATACAGAAGGCTACCTAAACGCTGTTGACGGAATTGGATTACAATATACCAATACAAACTATTTAAAGGATCTGTCTTTTTTAGCTAAAGATACTCCAACCATGCATACAGAAGGTGTTTGCTACAATGGTAAAAACAATATGGAACAAGCTTATAATAGACTTGGTGAAATAGCATCTTATATCAATTTTGGCGTTCCTAATTATTGTTATTGGAACATGATTTTAGACGAAACAGGAAAAAGTGGTTGGAACTGGAAACAAAATAGTTTAATTAATATTGATAGAAAAAACCAAACCGTTACTTACAATCCGGATTATGCCGTAATTGCCTTATTAAGTAAATACATGCAACCTGGTAGTAAAAGAATTGCTTCCTTTTCTAAAGAAACATTAATTTCTATTAAAAAAGAGAGTAAAGTATATTTATTCGTTCAAAACAATCCTGATACCGAAAAAAATTACGAATGTATCGAAGCAGGAAAAACGGTTGCTACTGCAACTATTCCAAGTAAATCTGTTGCTGTTATTGTGTATTAA
- a CDS encoding OmpH family outer membrane protein encodes MKSKIICIAFALISSISIAQSKVGTVDSEYIINLMPETKVVSERSQNYGAKLDSSFTIKVETYKAKIEAFKKNEKTLGELAKQAEYKELAEMESDIKKYQQNGNQLMQLKQDELMRPLYAKLSNAIATVAKAEKYTQILTITGNEFAYIDNKFDITELVLKNLGIAIPVAEGK; translated from the coding sequence ATGAAATCAAAAATTATATGTATTGCCTTTGCTTTAATTAGTTCTATTTCTATTGCACAATCTAAAGTTGGTACGGTAGATAGTGAGTATATTATTAATCTAATGCCTGAAACAAAAGTTGTATCAGAAAGATCTCAAAATTACGGAGCAAAATTAGATTCTTCTTTTACCATAAAAGTAGAAACGTATAAAGCCAAAATAGAGGCTTTTAAAAAGAATGAAAAAACGCTTGGGGAATTAGCAAAGCAAGCTGAATACAAAGAATTGGCAGAAATGGAATCTGATATTAAAAAATACCAGCAAAACGGAAACCAACTAATGCAATTAAAGCAAGACGAATTAATGCGTCCTTTATATGCTAAATTAAGTAATGCCATTGCTACTGTTGCCAAAGCAGAAAAATACACACAGATTTTAACCATAACTGGTAACGAATTTGCATACATAGACAACAAATTTGATATTACAGAATTAGTCTTAAAAAACTTAGGAATTGCAATTCCTGTTGCAGAAGGAAAATAA
- the miaA gene encoding tRNA (adenosine(37)-N6)-dimethylallyltransferase MiaA: protein MTSNNYLITIVGPTAIGKTALSIQLANHFKSAIISCDSRQFYKEMTIGTAVPDKEELAAAAHHFIQNRSIFEDYNVGSFERDALAKLNDLFKENPIQIMVGGSGLYVDAVLKGLDYFPEVDPKIREDLTLKLEKEGVEVLQEQLKELDPETYNVIELQNPKRVMRALEVCIGSGIPYSTFKNKPKAPRNFTSIKIGLDADRQIIYNRINMRVDIMMENGLLEEAKNLYPHKSLNALQTVGYRELFSYFDGDFTKEFAISEIKKNTRRFAKRQGTWFKRDETTLWFDYQTDINTIIAKISDKINISKP from the coding sequence ATGACTTCTAATAATTATTTAATTACCATTGTTGGTCCTACTGCAATTGGTAAAACAGCCTTAAGCATTCAATTAGCAAATCATTTTAAAAGTGCTATAATTTCTTGCGATTCTAGACAGTTTTATAAAGAAATGACTATTGGAACTGCGGTACCAGATAAAGAGGAATTAGCGGCAGCAGCACATCATTTTATTCAGAATAGAAGTATTTTTGAAGATTATAATGTAGGTTCTTTTGAACGAGATGCCCTTGCAAAATTAAACGATCTTTTTAAAGAAAACCCAATTCAGATAATGGTTGGTGGTTCTGGTTTGTATGTAGATGCCGTTTTAAAAGGATTGGATTATTTCCCAGAAGTAGATCCTAAAATAAGAGAAGATTTAACCCTTAAATTAGAAAAAGAAGGAGTTGAAGTATTGCAAGAACAATTAAAAGAACTAGACCCAGAAACTTACAATGTAATTGAATTACAAAACCCTAAACGGGTGATGAGAGCCTTAGAGGTGTGTATTGGTTCAGGCATTCCCTACTCCACTTTTAAAAACAAGCCAAAAGCACCTAGAAATTTTACTTCCATTAAAATAGGTTTAGACGCAGACCGACAAATTATTTATAATCGTATAAATATGCGCGTAGATATTATGATGGAAAACGGCTTGCTAGAAGAAGCTAAAAACTTATATCCTCATAAAAGTCTAAATGCACTACAAACGGTTGGTTATAGAGAATTGTTCTCTTATTTTGATGGTGATTTTACCAAAGAATTTGCCATTTCAGAAATTAAGAAAAATACCCGAAGGTTTGCAAAACGCCAAGGTACTTGGTTTAAAAGAGATGAAACAACCTTATGGTTTGATTATCAAACGGACATAAACACTATTATTGCTAAAATTTCTGATAAAATTAACATATCAAAACCGTAA
- a CDS encoding ion transporter, with protein MKNNDKNTSWKYRIHEIIYEADTKAGKLFDVILLIAILASILLVMLESIESFDTRYHTFLNIAEWVITILFSIEYILRIISIKKPFKYIFSFYGIIDLLSTIPKYLSLFLVGSHHLAALRALRLLRVFRILKLARYVGASNRLLVALKMSRTKISVFLYFVVILCVILGTIMYMIEGPENGFTSIPTSVYWAIVTLTTVGYGDIAPHTPFGQFLASIIMILGYGIIAIPTGIVTAEMTKSANNSVDTNTQACPSCSKENHKDGAQFCYNCGSKLN; from the coding sequence TTGAAGAATAACGATAAAAACACTTCTTGGAAATACCGTATTCATGAAATTATTTATGAAGCGGACACTAAAGCTGGTAAATTATTTGATGTTATCTTATTAATAGCTATTCTTGCTAGTATTTTATTAGTGATGCTAGAAAGTATTGAAAGCTTTGACACAAGGTATCACACTTTTTTAAACATAGCTGAGTGGGTTATTACCATCCTTTTTTCCATTGAATATATATTAAGAATTATTTCCATAAAAAAACCATTTAAATATATCTTTAGTTTCTATGGAATTATAGACCTACTTTCTACAATTCCAAAATACCTTTCATTATTTTTAGTGGGCTCTCATCATTTAGCGGCTTTAAGAGCTTTACGACTGTTAAGGGTTTTTAGAATATTAAAACTAGCTAGATATGTTGGTGCTTCTAATAGATTATTAGTAGCTTTAAAAATGAGTAGAACCAAAATTTCGGTCTTCTTATATTTTGTAGTGATACTATGTGTTATTTTAGGTACCATTATGTACATGATAGAAGGTCCAGAAAACGGATTTACAAGCATACCCACAAGTGTTTATTGGGCAATTGTTACCTTAACAACTGTAGGTTATGGAGACATTGCTCCACACACACCTTTTGGTCAGTTTCTTGCAAGTATTATCATGATTTTAGGATACGGAATTATAGCCATTCCTACAGGAATTGTTACAGCAGAAATGACAAAAAGTGCAAATAATAGCGTAGATACAAATACACAAGCTTGCCCAAGTTGCTCAAAAGAAAACCATAAAGATGGTGCTCAATTTTGTTATAACTGTGGTAGTAAATTAAACTAA